A window from Pirellulales bacterium encodes these proteins:
- a CDS encoding NADH-quinone oxidoreductase subunit M — protein MTNPYVVPLSLLVFLPALGALALAFFPKDRPETVRRFALFITILTFALSVWLACGPSVAPGGVKPDTARFGIGLKGMQDIFSVPWISSFNIYYLMGMDGISFPLVLLTTFVSMLAMGASWPITKSVKAYCILFLLLETGMLGVFLALDFFLFYVFWEVMLLPMYFLIGVWGGPRREYAAIKFFLYTLLGSVLMLIAILMLYFKSDLRTLSPEQLTATHVAEAPADAAAIKSAATPQHTFNILALQKIGQSPNSAFGDELLWGKSVGWWAFLLLFIGFAIKVPAVPLHTWLPDAHVEAPTPISMILAGVLLKMGGYGIIRICFPICPGGGYELSYFVCAVGVLSMVYGAFAAMAQKDFKRLVAYSSVSHMGYVVLGLGVWSANSGHVYNPLYWSMGVNGAMFQMIAHGISSAGMFFMVGVVYDRVHHRNLDQFGGLFARMPVYSGLAIGVFFAGLGLPGLCGFIGEFLVTLSVWNYSHALAIISAAVVILTAGYILWTIQRVYLGPEYKGPHGDHLHPITPREIAIAAPLLALAILFGVYPQAIFNYMEPSVTGQVSQLADWTRTVHDRPAQVARDDQFPRLGAMPTALSGHVSSTLPRSQNMPTQSRGHGTTNEQPTAFVQ, from the coding sequence ATGACAAATCCATACGTTGTGCCATTGAGCTTGCTCGTTTTTCTGCCGGCATTGGGCGCCCTAGCCTTGGCGTTTTTTCCCAAGGACCGGCCCGAAACGGTGCGGCGGTTCGCGCTGTTCATCACGATTCTCACCTTCGCGCTTTCCGTGTGGCTGGCATGCGGGCCATCGGTCGCGCCCGGCGGTGTCAAGCCCGACACCGCCCGATTCGGGATCGGCCTGAAGGGCATGCAGGACATCTTCTCGGTCCCTTGGATCAGCTCGTTCAATATCTACTATCTCATGGGCATGGATGGCATCAGCTTTCCGCTCGTGTTGCTGACGACGTTTGTCAGCATGCTGGCGATGGGGGCAAGCTGGCCGATCACCAAAAGCGTCAAGGCCTATTGCATTCTGTTTTTGCTGTTGGAAACGGGCATGCTGGGCGTGTTTTTGGCGCTCGATTTCTTCCTGTTCTACGTGTTTTGGGAAGTGATGCTATTGCCGATGTATTTTCTCATCGGCGTGTGGGGCGGTCCGCGGCGTGAATACGCGGCGATCAAGTTTTTTCTCTACACGCTCTTGGGCAGCGTGCTGATGCTGATCGCGATTCTGATGCTCTATTTCAAGAGCGATCTGCGCACGCTCTCGCCGGAGCAACTCACAGCGACGCACGTTGCCGAAGCTCCCGCCGACGCCGCAGCGATCAAATCGGCCGCGACTCCGCAACACACGTTCAACATCCTGGCGTTGCAGAAGATCGGCCAATCGCCAAACTCCGCGTTCGGCGATGAATTGCTCTGGGGCAAGAGCGTGGGCTGGTGGGCCTTCTTGCTGCTGTTTATCGGATTTGCGATCAAGGTGCCGGCCGTGCCTCTGCACACATGGCTTCCGGATGCGCACGTCGAAGCACCCACGCCGATCTCGATGATTCTCGCGGGCGTGCTGTTGAAGATGGGGGGCTATGGCATCATCCGAATTTGTTTTCCGATCTGCCCCGGCGGCGGTTATGAACTGAGCTATTTCGTGTGCGCGGTCGGCGTGCTGAGCATGGTGTATGGCGCTTTTGCGGCGATGGCCCAAAAGGATTTCAAGCGCCTCGTGGCCTACAGCTCGGTGAGCCATATGGGCTACGTCGTGCTCGGGCTCGGAGTGTGGAGCGCCAACAGCGGGCATGTTTACAACCCACTTTACTGGTCGATGGGCGTCAACGGGGCCATGTTCCAAATGATCGCCCACGGCATCAGCTCGGCCGGCATGTTTTTCATGGTCGGCGTGGTCTACGACCGCGTGCATCATCGCAATCTCGATCAGTTCGGCGGGCTGTTTGCGCGGATGCCCGTCTATTCCGGCTTGGCGATTGGCGTCTTTTTCGCCGGCTTGGGGTTGCCTGGCTTGTGCGGATTCATCGGCGAATTTTTGGTGACGCTGTCGGTGTGGAACTACAGCCACGCGCTGGCGATCATCTCCGCGGCCGTGGTGATTCTGACGGCCGGCTATATTTTGTGGACGATTCAGCGCGTTTATTTGGGGCCGGAATACAAGGGCCCACACGGCGACCATCTCCATCCGATCACGCCGCGAGAGATCGCCATTGCCGCGCCGCTTTTGGCGCTTGCAATCCTGTTCGGCGTTTATCCGCAAGCGATTTTCAATTACATGGAACCGAGCGTAACGGGGCAAGTGAGCCAATTGGCCGACTGGACCCGCACGGTGCACGATCGGCCTGCGCAGGTGGCGAGGGATGACCAGTTTCCAAGGTTGGGTGCCATGCCCACTGCCTTGAGTGGGCACGTGTCTAGTACCCTACCGCGAAGCCAAAACATGCCCACGCAAAGCCGTGGGCATGGCACCACCAACGAGCAACCAACGGCTTTCGTTCAATGA
- a CDS encoding NADH-quinone oxidoreductase subunit N: MIPLVAQSSLSQLVDALLRDTAAVSLPAFRTELTLCASIVLLLLVRVFFGSDRVSAFFLALVGSLVALYFALPWTQPAGLLVDGHVVRHEFFTGMLVYDSLALYFRALLMFFAVLFVLLTRLTGIPDREDAPDFYVLMLGATLGMCLMVTANHLLTIFLGVEMASVPSYALAGMLKGRRKSSEAALKYSVYGAGAAGIMLYGISLLAGVLGSCHLPTMANQLAAMVQSGHLGDSAMVLVLGGLMVMVGLAFKLSAVPFHFWCPDVFEGASAEVNAFLSVASKAAALALLIRVVVGFGFIAPANGVASVADMATPVAFSVADNGKTLVAERVASDAANQPVVDPPHDARIMALAPARNFMAILVAFLAAITCTFGNMAAYGQTNIKRLLAYSTIAHAGYMMMPIAAGLVLAGKNPAAAETAFAAVPFYAGVYLFMNLGAFAIVALLRNQLRSEEIADYAGLVRNSPGLVIALGVIVFSLVGIPPLAGFAGKLVIFSTLVDAINHDAARGLMITLLVIGGLNTALALFYYLRVIKVMTFEPEPDERPPFTFPLVSFSGAYIVAISAPVLLLGLWWNDLYVWAAAATAHLLW, translated from the coding sequence ATGATCCCACTCGTTGCCCAATCCAGTCTTTCGCAGCTCGTCGACGCGCTGCTGCGCGACACCGCGGCAGTCAGCCTGCCGGCGTTTCGCACGGAGCTGACGCTCTGCGCCTCGATCGTGCTCCTGCTGCTGGTGCGGGTGTTTTTCGGCAGCGATCGGGTCAGTGCGTTTTTCCTGGCGCTCGTCGGATCGCTGGTGGCGCTCTATTTCGCGCTGCCCTGGACGCAGCCGGCGGGGCTATTGGTCGACGGGCATGTGGTGCGGCATGAGTTCTTCACCGGCATGTTGGTCTACGATTCGCTGGCGCTCTATTTCCGCGCGCTGCTGATGTTCTTTGCCGTGCTGTTCGTGCTGCTCACGCGGCTGACCGGAATTCCCGATCGCGAAGACGCGCCCGACTTTTATGTCCTGATGCTCGGGGCGACGCTCGGCATGTGCCTGATGGTGACCGCCAATCATCTGCTGACGATCTTTTTGGGCGTCGAGATGGCGAGCGTGCCTTCGTATGCGTTGGCGGGGATGCTCAAGGGGCGCCGCAAGAGCAGCGAAGCGGCGTTGAAATACTCGGTCTACGGGGCCGGGGCGGCCGGCATCATGCTCTATGGCATCAGCCTGTTGGCCGGCGTGCTCGGCTCATGCCACTTGCCGACGATGGCTAACCAACTGGCCGCGATGGTGCAGTCGGGCCACTTGGGCGATAGCGCGATGGTGTTGGTGCTGGGCGGGCTGATGGTGATGGTCGGGCTGGCATTCAAGCTCTCGGCGGTGCCGTTTCACTTCTGGTGCCCCGACGTGTTCGAGGGGGCCAGCGCCGAGGTGAATGCCTTTCTTTCGGTGGCCTCGAAAGCGGCGGCATTGGCGCTATTGATCCGGGTGGTGGTCGGGTTTGGATTTATTGCTCCGGCGAATGGCGTTGCGAGCGTTGCCGATATGGCAACACCGGTCGCGTTCTCGGTCGCCGATAATGGAAAAACGCTGGTTGCGGAGCGCGTCGCGAGCGACGCGGCCAACCAGCCGGTGGTCGATCCACCGCACGACGCGCGGATCATGGCGCTTGCGCCGGCGCGAAATTTCATGGCGATCCTGGTCGCCTTTTTGGCCGCGATCACCTGTACATTCGGCAATATGGCCGCCTACGGCCAAACCAATATCAAACGCCTGCTGGCGTATTCGACGATCGCGCATGCCGGCTACATGATGATGCCGATCGCGGCCGGGCTGGTCTTGGCCGGCAAGAATCCGGCGGCAGCCGAGACGGCTTTCGCCGCGGTGCCGTTCTATGCCGGCGTTTACCTGTTCATGAATCTGGGCGCGTTTGCGATCGTGGCTCTATTGCGCAATCAGTTGCGGAGCGAAGAGATTGCCGACTACGCCGGGCTGGTGCGCAATTCGCCGGGGTTGGTGATCGCGCTGGGCGTGATCGTGTTCAGCCTCGTCGGGATTCCGCCGCTGGCCGGCTTTGCCGGAAAGCTGGTCATTTTTTCGACGCTCGTCGACGCGATCAACCACGACGCCGCCCGGGGCTTGATGATCACGCTATTGGTGATCGGCGGATTGAACACGGCCCTGGCGCTGTTTTACTATTTGCGGGTGATCAAGGTGATGACCTTCGAGCCGGAGCCCGACGAGCGGCCGCCGTTTACGTTTCCGCTGGTTTCGTTTTCCGGAGCGTATATCGTGGCGATCAGCGCGCCGGTGTTGTTGTTGGGACTGTGGTGGAACGATTTGTACGTTTGGGCCGCCGCGGCAACCGCCCATTTGTTGTGGTGA
- a CDS encoding cyclic nucleotide-binding domain-containing protein, with the protein MTTDIVLDKLLAEIPLFRNLNATERRQLAEITRLEPWAAGATIARQGEECRKLSVVIEGKCEVVKHVQQPAPDGKLVRAAFVLAVLGPYDQFGEMSFFHPAPHSADVRAQSAVQLLRISYPDYKDLLDEGVMAAYKLSHNVVEVMAQRLRRMDDWIAELLAHQPSNAEHTREWSAFREKLCANWNL; encoded by the coding sequence ATGACGACCGACATCGTGCTGGACAAACTGCTCGCTGAAATACCGTTGTTTCGGAATTTGAACGCGACCGAACGGCGCCAATTGGCCGAGATCACTCGGCTCGAGCCTTGGGCGGCCGGCGCGACGATCGCTCGCCAAGGCGAAGAGTGCCGCAAGCTGTCGGTCGTGATCGAAGGAAAATGCGAAGTGGTCAAGCACGTGCAGCAACCGGCGCCCGACGGCAAGTTGGTCCGCGCGGCGTTCGTGTTGGCGGTGCTCGGGCCGTACGATCAATTCGGCGAAATGTCGTTCTTTCATCCGGCGCCGCACTCGGCCGACGTGCGGGCCCAATCGGCCGTGCAACTGCTGCGGATTTCTTACCCCGACTACAAAGACTTGCTCGACGAAGGGGTGATGGCTGCCTACAAGCTCTCCCACAACGTCGTGGAAGTGATGGCCCAACGGCTTCGCCGCATGGACGATTGGATCGCCGAACTGCTGGCCCATCAGCCGAGCAACGCCGAACACACGCGCGAATGGAGCGCCTTCCGCGAGAAGCTTTGCGCCAACTGGAATCTGTAA